One segment of Dolichospermum sp. DET69 DNA contains the following:
- a CDS encoding glutaredoxin family protein: MQLILYSKPGCHLCEGLQEKLAQIKNLSFELEIRDITTRDDWFAAYQYEIPVLHLLTSNGKEKLIPRPSPRLSVERLEKMLGDYVKS; this comes from the coding sequence ATGCAATTAATTCTCTACAGCAAACCCGGTTGTCATCTTTGTGAAGGTTTACAGGAAAAACTAGCACAAATCAAAAATCTCAGTTTTGAGTTAGAAATTCGAGATATTACTACCCGTGATGATTGGTTTGCAGCATATCAATATGAAATCCCGGTACTGCATTTACTCACGAGTAACGGTAAAGAAAAACTGATACCTCGTCCTTCTCCTCGTCTCAGTGTGGAACGTCTGGAAAAAATGTTAGGTGATTATGTAAAAAGCTAA
- a CDS encoding caspase family protein, translating to MARIALLIGVSEYQPGLNKLAGAVKDIEAMRRVLQHPEMGDFAESEIIIMPNPQRQDMENAIEKLFDNRKKDDLLLFYFSGHGITDDTGKLYLTNSQTRKYDNGNLVKTTATPASLIHEFMENSRSQRQVIILDACFSGAFAEGMKAKDDSSVDINQQLGGKGRAVLTSSSSSQYSFEQTGEELSVYTRYIVNGIETGAADIDNDGVISVNELHEYASKKVQEAAPAMSPKIYAVEEGYKIKVANAPVGNPKLKYRKEVEKYLCDGKISVVNRRSLKIHQNKLGFLSSQYVPVLE from the coding sequence ATGGCGAGAATTGCACTACTGATAGGGGTAAGTGAATATCAACCAGGCTTAAATAAACTGGCTGGGGCTGTAAAAGATATCGAAGCAATGCGGCGAGTTTTACAGCATCCAGAAATGGGCGATTTTGCTGAAAGTGAAATTATAATCATGCCAAATCCTCAAAGACAGGATATGGAAAATGCGATTGAAAAGCTTTTTGATAACCGTAAAAAAGATGATTTATTATTGTTTTATTTCTCTGGTCATGGAATTACCGATGATACTGGTAAGTTATATCTAACTAATAGCCAAACTCGCAAATATGATAATGGTAATTTGGTCAAAACTACAGCTACTCCTGCCAGCTTAATACATGAATTCATGGAAAATAGTCGTTCTCAGCGACAGGTAATTATTCTGGATGCTTGTTTTAGTGGTGCTTTTGCCGAAGGGATGAAAGCAAAAGATGATAGTAGTGTAGATATTAATCAGCAATTGGGAGGAAAAGGTAGGGCGGTTTTGACTTCTTCCTCTTCTAGTCAATATTCTTTTGAACAAACAGGAGAAGAATTATCAGTTTATACTCGTTACATTGTTAATGGTATTGAAACTGGGGCGGCTGACATTGATAACGATGGCGTGATTTCTGTTAATGAATTGCATGAATATGCCTCTAAAAAAGTGCAGGAAGCAGCACCAGCAATGAGTCCTAAAATTTATGCTGTGGAAGAAGGTTATAAAATTAAGGTAGCAAACGCACCTGTTGGTAATCCAAAATTAAAATATCGCAAGGAAGTAGAAAAATATTTATGTGATGGTAAAATTTCAGTGGTTAATCGTCGAAGTTTAAAAATTCATCAAAATAAATTAGGTTTTTTATCATCACAATATGTTCCCGTTCTCGAATAA